The following DNA comes from Candidatus Binatia bacterium.
AATAATGCGGGTGTAATCCAAAGTCCCGATGCGATATCGTTCGCGCGGGGCTTTTTCTTTTGCCCGAGGTGACGTCATGATCTCCAAGTCGGTGCCGGCGCGCTCTCGTACCCGCAGCTTCGCCACCGGCATTGACTACATCACCGAGCATGCCCACGAGCGCGCTTGTGTACAGGCTAGGCATTCTTTCGGAGACGGCATCGGATACGCGAGCGCACCGAAAAAGGCTGCCTGGGTGCAGCTGCGCGGCGTAGCATCGGTCGAGACGGCCGCCATCGAAATGGAAGCCGTCGCGGTACTCTCACGACGCTGCAAGGATCCCGTCTATCACCTGATCGTCGCCTACGCCAAGGGTGAGCATCCGACGCGCGAGCAAGTCATCAGCGACGCGGAACGGTTGCTCAAAGCGATCGGCATGGAGCGCAACCAGTACGTGCTGGCGGCACATCAGGATACCGATAACTACCACGCCCACGTCATCGCCAATCGCATCGGTCCGAATGGCAAGGCGAACGACCTGTGGCAGGAGCGGATCAAACGCGAGCGGGTCTGCGCCGAGATCGCGGCAGAGCGCGGGTGGGAAATCGTCGTCGGCCGGCATAACCGCGACATCGTGCAGCGCGTGCGCCACCTGTATGCGCCGCCGCCGGACCCGGAGCGGCGTCTGAGCGATGGTACGTATCGGCGGCTGCGCGAGCGCGGCGAACTGCCGTGGCAGGACAGCGCGCGGCCCTACGTGCTCGATGCCGTCGATCGCGCGAAGAGCTGGAGCGAGCTGCATGAGCGGCTGGCGGCTCATGGAGTCGTCGCGAAGCTCGTTCGGCGCAGCGATCGGATCCGCGGTCTGGCATTCGCCGAGGGGTTCGAGCGCGGCGCGCCGGGTTGTGCGGCATCGCGCGTCGATGCGCTCTGCGCACTGCCGGCGCTTAAGCGGCGCTTTGGGTCGTTCACGCCGTCGCACGAAGTGGCGAGGGAAATGATCGATGCAACGCAATGGGTGCAAAGCGCGCGCGCAACGATCCTCGCGGCGGTCGACGGCGCGCGCTCGTGGGACGAACTCACGCAGCGACTCGATCGCGACGGCATCGTCGTCAAGCTGATCGCGCGGGGCACGCGCGTGCAAGGACTCGCCTTCGCACAGGGACGCGATCCGGGCGCACCGGGCTGCGGCGCGTCGCGTATTCATCCGTGCTGCAAGAAAGCCGCACTCGAGCAACGCTTCGGACCATGCCCGTTTACGCCGGAGCAAGCGCCAAAGCGCAGCCGCAGCAGCCCTCGAGATCGGGCCGAGCGCGAGGCAAACACCGACCCGCGTCGGGCGCTGCGCGACGCGCAAGGCATCGTCGGCCACGCCCGGATGCGAACAGAGTACACTCAGTATCGTGACCGGTTCTTCGGCGACCGCCATCGAGCGACGGCGGAGCGCAGGGAGGCAGCGTGGCAGCGCGAGCGTGTGCAGCGCCAGTGCGAGGCCAAGCGGCGACACGAAGCGCGCCTGCTCTTGCGCGCAGTGGCGCGGCTGGCCGCGCGCGGCGCGATCGCCCGGCAACTCGCGTACTGGTCGATCGATGCGATTATGAACCGCCGGCGCACGCGCGAGTATGACGCCGGCCGGGTGCGCTGGGACGCAACGAAGACCGTGCTGGCGTCAGAGCGCAAGCTGATGCGCGAGGAGAAGCCGATGGACTATCGCTCGTTCGTGACGCAGCGAGCTCGCGCCGGTGATCTTGGAGCGCAGCGAGCGTTGGACGCACTCAAGGCTCCAGCGCGTACTACGCAAGAGCGGGCCACGGAAGCACGATGGCAGCCCGTAACCGTCGACGAAGTCCGTAAGCGTTTACAGGCCATTCGCGCAGAAGAAGAGGCTCGCTACGAGCACGCTCGCATCGAGCGGCAGGGCTTGACCCGCATCGACGGTCCGCCCACGATCGAGCAGGCGGTTGCGTCGGCGCGAAACGACATCCAGGCCCGCGTCAGCGAGGCGATGCAGTTCACGCCGGCCGAACGCGCAGACCTCGCGCGGCTAACGAAAGAGCAGCAATCCTGGAATCCGTTCGTGCGCGGCGCGGCCAAGAAGGAAGCTGGGGCGCTGCATGCCGGGCAGCACGCCCGTTATAAAGCGGAGCTCGCTAGATCGATACACGAGTTTGAAAGCGGCGACGCCCAGCGACTTCAAGAACGCATTCGAAGCGACGAACGCAGCTACCGCGAGTACGTCAGCGCGTCGCTCGGTCTCGAAGCCGAGATGCGCACTGCGCGAGCTGTGCTGCGTGAAGACGTACCGAAGATCGAAAAACAGCTGACGGTATTGGAACGCACTGGCGTTGCGCAGCTCGAATGCGAGGGTGCGGTGTGGGGCGCAGGCCTCGACAAGCTGGCGACCGCAGTTGAGCGCAGCTACCGAGAAGTGCCGGAAGCGGTACGCCGCGACGTCGAGTTCGGGATACGGCGAGAACAGCAAGCGCTCGCGCGCGTGCGGAGTGCCATTTCGATGGATCGGTAGCCCGCTCGTACCGGAGCTCGATTGCACGGCACAGACGCCTGCTTGCTTGTCGCTGAGCGATCTTATGATACCATGGCATCACGATGCCACGAGTAAAAACTCTTCCGGTCCGGCTAGATCCGGCGACCTATCTTCGGCTGCGTCGTCAGGCGCAGTCCGAAGGCCGTTCGATGAATGAGCTCATGG
Coding sequences within:
- a CDS encoding relaxase/mobilization nuclease domain-containing protein, producing MQLRGVASVETAAIEMEAVAVLSRRCKDPVYHLIVAYAKGEHPTREQVISDAERLLKAIGMERNQYVLAAHQDTDNYHAHVIANRIGPNGKANDLWQERIKRERVCAEIAAERGWEIVVGRHNRDIVQRVRHLYAPPPDPERRLSDGTYRRLRERGELPWQDSARPYVLDAVDRAKSWSELHERLAAHGVVAKLVRRSDRIRGLAFAEGFERGAPGCAASRVDALCALPALKRRFGSFTPSHEVAREMIDATQWVQSARATILAAVDGARSWDELTQRLDRDGIVVKLIARGTRVQGLAFAQGRDPGAPGCGASRIHPCCKKAALEQRFGPCPFTPEQAPKRSRSSPRDRAEREANTDPRRALRDAQGIVGHARMRTEYTQYRDRFFGDRHRATAERREAAWQRERVQRQCEAKRRHEARLLLRAVARLAARGAIARQLAYWSIDAIMNRRRTREYDAGRVRWDATKTVLASERKLMREEKPMDYRSFVTQRARAGDLGAQRALDALKAPARTTQERATEARWQPVTVDEVRKRLQAIRAEEEARYEHARIERQGLTRIDGPPTIEQAVASARNDIQARVSEAMQFTPAERADLARLTKEQQSWNPFVRGAAKKEAGALHAGQHARYKAELARSIHEFESGDAQRLQERIRSDERSYREYVSASLGLEAEMRTARAVLREDVPKIEKQLTVLERTGVAQLECEGAVWGAGLDKLATAVERSYREVPEAVRRDVEFGIRREQQALARVRSAISMDR